A window of the Bacteroides thetaiotaomicron VPI-5482 genome harbors these coding sequences:
- a CDS encoding RagB/SusD family nutrient uptake outer membrane protein, with product MKSIHLKTVFCSVLLSALFLHSCSLEEYNPGAFTNETLATSTEGYETLINQCYFAMERFYYGAADWMSLTEGDTDLWTYKANQSTSYTEWFWFFAGTSPNTTYINNWWNGTYDGIGSCNEAIALGDKPPYATEEERNAKVAEARFMRAVYYFNAVEQFGGVTMLTEPETSLNYSPVRTDPMTIYKEVILPDLRFASEWLSIGNHATTTTPTKKAALGFLAKACLQTYEYGSTEYLQEALDAALQLISDCESGGGKYNTYMYPTYSEVFEESNNWENKEALWKHRWYAGTDGHGSSNGNYKLNRNDEYFLCDINKFGAREDNQETRLTWEGSISGIFMPTQHLLNLYVQNDGTLDPRFHQSFTTQWKANKSYTWDESAVHMYDKDETVIGKALKKGDPAIKFIMPQDADYSTEKQNEHKTDYLLIDYNHVYSDENNNVNMNYSYTNVTGNYKNDGTSENLFRYYYPSLNKHNSSNYYVANASKQRNGNLNATFIMRMAEVYLIAAEADIYLNGGTNAAKYLNKVRGRAGANPLTGGMTVRNVLDERGRELCGEYCRFYDLKRTGMFKSSDYLKDTHPDLARFFNPNYALRPISTTFTATIINGSEYQNPGY from the coding sequence ATGAAAAGTATACATTTAAAAACAGTTTTTTGCTCTGTCCTGCTGTCTGCACTATTCCTGCATTCCTGCTCGCTGGAAGAGTACAACCCGGGCGCATTTACCAATGAAACATTGGCTACCTCGACCGAGGGATACGAAACACTGATCAACCAGTGCTACTTCGCAATGGAAAGGTTTTACTACGGTGCCGCAGACTGGATGTCGCTGACCGAAGGGGATACGGACCTCTGGACGTACAAGGCTAACCAATCGACAAGCTACACCGAATGGTTCTGGTTTTTCGCCGGAACATCGCCCAACACGACCTACATCAATAACTGGTGGAACGGGACATACGACGGAATAGGTTCCTGCAACGAAGCCATCGCCTTAGGCGACAAGCCTCCCTACGCCACAGAAGAGGAACGGAATGCGAAAGTTGCCGAAGCCCGCTTCATGAGAGCTGTCTATTACTTCAACGCAGTGGAACAATTCGGAGGGGTAACCATGCTTACGGAACCGGAAACCAGCCTTAACTACTCTCCTGTCCGCACCGACCCGATGACTATCTACAAAGAAGTCATCCTGCCCGACCTGAGATTCGCATCCGAATGGCTGTCAATCGGGAATCATGCCACGACTACCACTCCGACCAAGAAAGCCGCTCTCGGCTTTTTGGCAAAAGCCTGTCTGCAAACCTACGAGTATGGAAGCACGGAATACCTGCAGGAAGCTCTCGACGCAGCTTTACAGCTGATCTCCGACTGCGAATCGGGTGGCGGGAAATACAACACTTATATGTATCCTACATACAGTGAAGTATTCGAAGAAAGCAATAACTGGGAAAACAAGGAAGCGCTCTGGAAACATCGCTGGTATGCAGGCACGGACGGACACGGTTCGAGCAACGGTAACTACAAGCTAAACCGCAATGACGAGTATTTCCTGTGTGACATCAATAAGTTCGGTGCCCGTGAAGACAATCAGGAAACACGACTGACATGGGAAGGCTCCATCAGCGGCATCTTCATGCCTACGCAACACTTGCTGAATCTGTATGTACAGAATGACGGCACGTTAGACCCCAGATTCCACCAGTCATTCACTACCCAATGGAAGGCCAATAAAAGTTATACTTGGGACGAAAGTGCCGTACACATGTACGATAAAGACGAAACAGTCATCGGCAAAGCTCTGAAGAAAGGTGATCCGGCCATTAAATTTATCATGCCGCAGGATGCGGATTATTCTACGGAAAAACAGAATGAGCACAAGACCGACTATTTGTTGATTGATTACAATCATGTCTACAGTGATGAAAACAACAATGTGAACATGAACTACTCGTATACAAATGTAACAGGGAATTACAAGAACGACGGTACCAGCGAGAATCTGTTCCGTTACTATTATCCGTCACTAAACAAGCACAACAGCAGTAACTATTACGTTGCAAACGCCTCCAAACAAAGAAACGGAAACTTAAACGCTACGTTTATCATGCGTATGGCGGAAGTCTATCTGATTGCCGCAGAGGCTGACATTTATCTGAACGGAGGAACGAATGCCGCCAAATACCTGAATAAGGTTCGCGGGCGTGCCGGAGCAAATCCGTTAACGGGCGGCATGACGGTTCGTAACGTATTAGACGAAAGAGGACGCGAACTATGCGGTGAATATTGCCGTTTCTACGATTTGAAACGGACAGGGATGTTCAAGAGTTCCGATTATCTGAAAGATACTCACCCGGATCTCGCACGGTTCTTTAATCCGAATTATGCTTTACGTCCCATTTCTACGACCTTTACCGCTACCATTATCAACGGCAGTGAGTATCAGAATCCGGGATATTAA
- a CDS encoding SusC/RagA family TonB-linked outer membrane protein, whose amino-acid sequence MKINQRLTLCFSLLFCLLSISYASAQQLNISGVVISSEDNEPLIGATVSVKGNPTKGVITDINGQFQLSVETGTKLLVVSYVGMKTQEIRVPRKEKELKIVLIPETMDIDEVVVTGYGNFSKSSFTGSANTLRTDMLKEVPVMSVEQKLQGMTTGVQITSSSGQPGANQSIRIRGMGSFNASQEPLFVIDGVPVTSGSMSSGGPDAAYMNNSKTNIMSTLNPSDIENVTVIKDAAAASLYGSRAANGVILITTKKGNTGKVRVDLNVSGGFSHAAVDFRPTLNGDQREELLYEGLLNYATDNGMESPTEYASSNIGTYAYKPAMGYTDWRKELLRTAMHQSYEASVSGGNDRSTFYASLGYNNQEGLAKNSSLDRYSARLNVTQKVGKYGEVGANMMFSQMNQEMNEERGSSINPFLCVAMTMTPSMVVRDEEGNYVGAYDGTSLNPLRDILTDYNRVRMTRMFSTGYAAIEPIKGLKLKETLSYDYTIQKDSRYYNPLSSAGPKSGSDAQTAKGFIEYGKLISSTSLNYVRTFARKHHLDVLAAYEIESYQTDHASGEKSKLPSDKLTEPDNAAVLNSFKSATQAYRMISYLSRLNYDYDDRYYIAGSYRRDGSSRLSPNNRWGNFWSVSGMWHLGNENFMKAVKPVLSDVKIRASYGVNGNQPGSYYGYKGLYSYGENYMEAAGSYESAQPNDLLTWEKNYSLNLGIDLSFINRIFASLEYYNRDTKDLLYSLPISATTGFTSYLSNIGRLNNKGVEFELRTLNVVSNDFNWTSVFNLSHNRNKIVSLNGLLDQTIEGTWFIHKVGLPYHTFYVKEFAGVDPLTGSAQYYLNTKNEDGSYNRELTTDAAKAESIPYKTATPKVSGGFTNILNYKWIDLTFTLTYSLGGYSFDKLGTYIENGSSSIYSSRYNLPAYMMNRWQKPGDQTDIPRFVYGEPATSTNSSRYIHSTDHLRLKNFTLGFTLPNQWTQKLMIDKVRVYFSGNNLLTWAKWKQYDPETPVNGEVFCEAPAMRTFSFGAQLSF is encoded by the coding sequence ATGAAGATTAATCAAAGGTTAACATTATGTTTTAGCTTATTGTTTTGTTTGTTGAGTATTTCGTATGCGTCCGCTCAGCAACTGAACATATCCGGTGTTGTTATATCATCAGAGGATAATGAACCACTTATCGGTGCCACCGTCAGTGTAAAGGGGAATCCCACCAAAGGAGTGATTACCGATATCAACGGTCAGTTTCAATTGTCCGTGGAAACCGGAACCAAGCTGCTGGTCGTATCCTATGTGGGAATGAAGACACAGGAAATACGCGTCCCCCGCAAAGAGAAAGAACTCAAAATAGTACTGATCCCCGAAACGATGGATATTGACGAGGTAGTAGTAACAGGGTATGGTAATTTCTCCAAATCCTCGTTCACAGGATCGGCCAATACGCTGCGTACAGATATGCTGAAAGAAGTGCCCGTGATGAGCGTTGAGCAAAAGTTGCAAGGTATGACTACCGGTGTACAAATAACCAGCAGTTCCGGTCAACCGGGCGCCAACCAAAGTATTCGCATCAGAGGAATGGGATCGTTCAACGCTTCACAAGAACCTTTGTTTGTCATAGATGGAGTACCGGTTACTTCCGGGAGTATGAGTTCCGGTGGTCCTGATGCAGCATATATGAACAATTCCAAGACCAATATAATGAGTACGCTGAATCCGTCGGATATTGAAAACGTAACTGTAATCAAAGATGCGGCAGCGGCTTCCCTGTATGGTTCCCGCGCCGCCAATGGCGTCATATTGATTACGACTAAAAAAGGAAATACCGGAAAGGTACGCGTGGATTTGAACGTATCAGGCGGCTTCTCTCATGCGGCCGTCGACTTCCGCCCTACCCTCAACGGTGACCAACGGGAAGAGCTGCTCTATGAAGGATTGCTGAACTACGCAACAGACAATGGCATGGAGTCTCCGACTGAATATGCCAGTTCCAATATCGGCACATATGCGTATAAGCCGGCCATGGGATACACGGACTGGCGAAAAGAGCTGCTCCGCACCGCTATGCATCAGAGTTATGAAGCTTCCGTCTCCGGCGGTAACGACCGTTCTACATTCTATGCCTCGCTCGGCTACAACAATCAGGAAGGATTGGCCAAAAACTCCAGTCTGGACCGTTACTCAGCACGCTTGAACGTTACGCAGAAAGTCGGCAAATACGGGGAAGTAGGAGCAAATATGATGTTCTCGCAAATGAATCAGGAAATGAATGAGGAACGCGGATCATCTATCAACCCTTTCCTGTGCGTAGCCATGACCATGACACCTTCCATGGTGGTGCGTGATGAAGAAGGAAACTACGTAGGAGCTTATGACGGCACCAGCCTGAACCCGTTGCGCGACATACTCACCGATTACAACCGCGTGCGTATGACACGTATGTTTTCAACCGGTTACGCAGCGATAGAGCCAATCAAAGGTCTCAAACTGAAAGAGACATTAAGCTATGATTATACTATCCAGAAGGATTCACGCTACTATAACCCTTTGAGCTCGGCAGGTCCTAAAAGCGGAAGCGATGCCCAGACAGCCAAAGGCTTCATTGAATACGGCAAACTGATCTCATCGACCTCACTGAACTATGTGCGTACTTTCGCCCGCAAACATCATCTCGATGTATTGGCGGCTTATGAAATAGAAAGCTACCAGACAGACCACGCTTCGGGTGAAAAGTCCAAACTCCCCAGTGATAAACTGACAGAACCGGATAATGCCGCCGTACTGAACAGTTTCAAGTCTGCCACCCAAGCCTATCGGATGATTTCTTATCTATCACGACTGAATTATGACTATGACGACCGTTACTACATCGCCGGAAGTTACCGTCGCGACGGAAGTTCACGCCTTTCACCCAACAACCGCTGGGGAAATTTCTGGTCTGTGTCGGGTATGTGGCATTTAGGCAACGAGAATTTCATGAAAGCCGTAAAGCCGGTTTTGAGTGATGTCAAGATACGTGCCTCGTATGGTGTAAACGGAAATCAGCCCGGTTCATACTACGGCTACAAAGGATTGTACAGTTATGGAGAAAACTATATGGAGGCAGCCGGATCGTATGAATCGGCACAACCCAATGATCTGTTGACATGGGAAAAGAATTACAGCCTGAATCTGGGCATCGACCTTTCATTTATCAATCGTATTTTTGCGAGTCTGGAATATTACAATCGGGATACCAAAGACTTGCTTTACAGTCTCCCCATCAGCGCCACTACCGGATTTACCAGTTATTTAAGCAACATCGGACGCCTGAACAACAAGGGAGTAGAGTTTGAATTGCGTACGCTGAACGTTGTTTCCAACGACTTTAACTGGACCAGTGTTTTCAACCTGAGCCATAACCGGAATAAGATCGTTTCACTCAACGGACTATTAGACCAGACGATTGAGGGAACATGGTTCATCCATAAAGTGGGACTCCCCTATCATACGTTTTATGTAAAAGAGTTTGCCGGAGTAGACCCGCTGACCGGTTCTGCCCAATATTATCTGAATACAAAAAATGAGGACGGAAGCTACAATCGGGAACTCACCACCGATGCTGCCAAAGCAGAATCCATTCCGTACAAAACCGCTACTCCCAAAGTATCGGGAGGATTCACCAATATTCTGAATTACAAATGGATAGACCTGACCTTTACACTGACTTATTCACTGGGCGGTTACTCGTTCGACAAACTGGGAACTTATATTGAAAACGGCAGCAGTTCCATCTACAGTTCACGATACAACTTGCCCGCATACATGATGAACCGTTGGCAAAAGCCCGGAGATCAGACGGATATCCCACGTTTCGTATATGGTGAACCGGCTACTTCCACCAACTCGTCCCGCTATATCCACAGCACCGATCATTTACGCCTGAAAAACTTTACCCTCGGCTTCACACTGCCCAACCAGTGGACTCAAAAGCTGATGATTGACAAAGTACGGGTATATTTCTCGGGAAACAATCTGCTTACCTGGGCCAAATGGAAACAGTATGACCCCGAAACACCCGTTAACGGTGAAGTCTTTTGCGAGGCTCCCGCCATGCGTACTTTCAGTTTCGGAGCTCAATTATCATTCTAA
- a CDS encoding helix-turn-helix domain-containing protein — protein MDVEVKNKANRRHVGHNLQKIRVYFGMKQEALAADLGVNQQVISKIEKQEEIEEGLLNQIASVLGISAEVIKDFDVEKAIYNINNIRDNTFEQGATSIAQQFNPLDKIVELYERLLQSEREKIELLKKR, from the coding sequence ATGGATGTCGAAGTAAAAAATAAAGCAAACAGGAGGCACGTCGGACATAACCTGCAAAAGATCCGTGTTTATTTTGGTATGAAGCAGGAGGCTTTAGCGGCTGATCTTGGTGTAAATCAACAGGTCATTTCAAAGATTGAAAAACAGGAGGAAATCGAAGAAGGGCTTCTAAATCAAATAGCTTCTGTATTGGGGATATCTGCTGAGGTGATTAAGGATTTTGATGTTGAGAAGGCAATATATAATATCAATAACATTAGAGATAACACCTTTGAACAAGGAGCTACATCAATAGCCCAGCAGTTCAATCCATTGGATAAAATCGTGGAATTGTATGAACGTCTGCTGCAAAGTGAGAGAGAGAAAATTGAATTATTAAAGAAAAGGTGA
- a CDS encoding SusC/RagA family TonB-linked outer membrane protein, whose translation MKSFSDKTNIGTYVTLKTVYMIRFYLLLLLTGGILVIGATQVYAQQSRTISSVVKNSQGETIIGANIVEKGTNNGTITNVDGLFTLRVSPNAVLKVSYMGYIEQEVSTRNKSKLEITMVEDARLIDEVVVVGYGSVKKRDLTGAVTSVKSAEVLAAPTSNVMEALQGKIPGMDITKTSGQVGGEVSILLRGSRSIYGNNEPLFIIDGIPGSYSQVNPSDIESVDVLKDASSTAIYGSAGANGVVIITTKRGKEGKATINFDAYYGFSGSPNYKHGMTQDEWVTYQKEAYRYKNGDFPSDMSALLGKQAFTDAYNAGKWIDWVDEVSGNTATTQKYSLSVSSGTEKTRIFASTSYNREEGLLSNENLNRYSLRLNIDQQLFSWAKVGFTSNLVYRDLNSGVKNTFTRSLSAFPLGDAYDEEGKINHEYITGQYSPMGDFIENQYANNTRSTYLNMSGYVELTPLKDFTFTSRINGTLNHSRRGQYWGNQCNANRPSYAGSPHASITNDNAWNYTWENILAYSTTLAKAHTVGGSLITSWNKNQSESNMAAASGQMVDQWSFWRLTSGSSPHVESDFAQTQKMSFAFRLNYSYKSKYLFNFSTRWDGVSQFSAGHKWDAFPAGAIAWRISDEAFMEKTRSWLDNLKLRVSYGITGNSGGTDAYSTTTQAYVYSASGVSVNGKIVPFTQYSETYGSADLGWEKSYNWNIGLDFGILNSRIDGSIEWFRTTTKGLLFKRILPITSGLTGWGSPLSIWQNIAQTSNQGVEVILNSHNIQHKDFTWNTTLSATWSKEKIDKLPDGDLISENLFTGEPIHAIYGYKYAGIWGSDTPKETLDAYGVNPGFIKIETVDKNGDGGVHKYSTDDRQILGHTNPDWIIGLNNSFTYKNFDLSVFAMARYGQTINSDLLGYYTAEQSVTKNQLAGVDYWTEDNQGAYFPRPGTGDEQKTVYPSLRVHDGSFIKIKNITLGYTLPANISRKVLMEKCRIYATAYNPFIFVKDKQLKDTDPETNGSDAFPTYRQFVFGVNLTF comes from the coding sequence ATGAAATCATTTTCTGATAAAACAAACATAGGGACATACGTTACCCTAAAGACAGTTTATATGATAAGGTTCTACCTGCTACTCCTTTTAACAGGGGGAATATTGGTAATCGGAGCCACACAAGTCTACGCCCAACAGAGCAGAACCATCTCCAGCGTAGTGAAAAACTCTCAGGGAGAGACGATAATCGGAGCTAATATTGTAGAAAAAGGCACAAACAACGGAACCATTACAAATGTAGACGGACTCTTCACACTGCGTGTGTCGCCCAACGCAGTACTCAAAGTATCTTATATGGGATACATAGAACAGGAAGTCAGCACACGTAATAAAAGCAAACTGGAAATCACAATGGTGGAAGATGCCCGACTGATTGACGAAGTGGTAGTAGTAGGATACGGCTCCGTCAAAAAGCGGGATCTGACAGGAGCGGTAACCTCTGTCAAAAGTGCCGAGGTACTGGCTGCTCCTACCAGTAATGTGATGGAAGCCCTTCAAGGAAAGATACCCGGCATGGACATCACCAAAACATCGGGACAGGTAGGCGGTGAAGTCAGCATCCTGCTGCGTGGTTCGCGTTCCATATATGGCAATAACGAGCCACTGTTTATTATCGACGGAATCCCCGGAAGCTATAGTCAGGTCAACCCTTCCGACATTGAAAGTGTCGATGTTCTGAAGGATGCTTCATCCACCGCCATTTACGGTTCGGCAGGAGCAAATGGTGTTGTGATTATCACCACCAAAAGAGGAAAAGAAGGCAAAGCCACAATCAACTTTGACGCGTATTACGGCTTCAGCGGATCGCCCAACTACAAACACGGAATGACTCAGGATGAATGGGTGACTTACCAGAAAGAGGCATACCGATATAAGAACGGTGATTTCCCTTCCGATATGTCTGCCCTACTGGGCAAGCAGGCTTTTACAGATGCGTATAATGCCGGAAAATGGATTGACTGGGTAGACGAAGTTTCCGGCAATACAGCTACCACACAAAAGTACAGCCTTTCGGTAAGCAGCGGAACGGAAAAGACAAGGATATTCGCTTCGACCTCCTACAACCGGGAAGAAGGCCTGCTCAGCAATGAAAATCTGAACCGGTACTCTTTGCGGCTCAACATCGACCAGCAACTCTTTTCGTGGGCGAAAGTCGGTTTCACCTCCAATCTGGTGTACCGTGATTTGAATTCCGGCGTGAAAAACACGTTTACCCGCTCCCTCTCCGCTTTCCCGTTGGGGGATGCCTATGATGAGGAAGGCAAGATCAATCACGAATATATCACAGGGCAGTATTCGCCGATGGGAGATTTCATAGAGAATCAATATGCGAACAACACCCGTTCCACTTACCTGAATATGAGCGGGTATGTCGAGCTGACTCCTCTCAAAGATTTCACATTCACCAGCCGGATCAACGGGACATTGAACCATTCCCGACGAGGACAATACTGGGGAAACCAATGCAACGCCAACCGTCCGAGTTATGCAGGTTCGCCTCACGCTTCCATCACCAATGACAACGCATGGAATTACACGTGGGAAAACATTCTGGCATACAGCACAACCCTTGCCAAAGCGCATACGGTAGGAGGTTCTTTAATCACTTCGTGGAACAAGAACCAGTCGGAAAGCAACATGGCTGCCGCAAGCGGACAAATGGTAGACCAATGGTCGTTCTGGCGGTTGACTTCGGGTTCCTCCCCACATGTGGAATCGGACTTCGCACAGACACAGAAAATGTCTTTTGCTTTCCGCCTCAACTATTCATACAAGAGCAAGTACTTATTCAACTTCTCCACCCGTTGGGACGGTGTCTCACAATTCTCCGCCGGACACAAATGGGATGCTTTCCCGGCAGGCGCCATAGCCTGGAGAATTTCCGACGAGGCTTTTATGGAAAAGACACGAAGCTGGCTGGACAACCTGAAACTGAGAGTCAGCTACGGCATCACAGGCAACTCTGGCGGAACAGACGCTTACAGCACCACTACACAAGCCTACGTATATTCTGCCAGCGGAGTCTCCGTCAATGGAAAAATCGTTCCTTTCACACAATACTCGGAGACTTACGGCAGTGCCGACCTCGGTTGGGAAAAATCGTACAACTGGAACATCGGTCTGGACTTCGGCATACTGAACAGCCGCATCGACGGTTCCATTGAATGGTTCAGAACAACCACCAAAGGATTATTATTCAAGCGTATATTGCCCATCACCAGCGGACTGACCGGATGGGGTTCTCCTCTGTCTATCTGGCAGAATATCGCCCAAACCAGCAATCAGGGCGTGGAAGTGATATTGAACTCCCACAATATACAGCACAAGGACTTTACATGGAACACGACCTTGTCCGCTACCTGGAGTAAGGAGAAGATAGACAAGCTGCCCGACGGTGACCTGATCTCCGAGAACCTGTTTACCGGCGAACCGATTCACGCCATTTACGGCTATAAATATGCAGGTATCTGGGGAAGTGACACTCCGAAGGAGACGCTGGATGCATATGGCGTAAATCCGGGATTTATCAAGATAGAGACAGTGGATAAAAACGGAGACGGCGGAGTACATAAATACAGCACCGACGACAGACAAATTCTGGGACATACGAATCCGGATTGGATCATCGGACTGAACAACTCCTTCACCTACAAGAACTTCGATTTATCCGTCTTTGCAATGGCACGCTACGGGCAGACAATCAACAGTGACCTGCTCGGCTACTATACCGCAGAGCAAAGTGTGACCAAGAATCAGCTGGCAGGCGTGGATTACTGGACAGAGGACAATCAGGGCGCATACTTCCCGCGTCCCGGAACGGGAGACGAACAAAAAACGGTATATCCTTCGCTGAGAGTACACGACGGCTCCTTCATCAAGATCAAGAATATCACTTTGGGATATACCCTCCCCGCCAACATTTCCCGCAAGGTATTGATGGAGAAATGCCGCATCTACGCTACGGCCTACAATCCGTTCATCTTTGTGAAAGACAAGCAACTGAAGGACACAGACCCCGAAACGAACGGTTCGGACGCGTTTCCCACCTATCGGCAATTTGTATTTGGAGTTAATCTCACATTCTAA
- a CDS encoding zinc finger domain-containing protein, whose product MKELPENQTLSKQINETLKDRVITEVFNATKFHKNTFYFGDPLTYSELLIGRRINSSMSFGMYVDIILDKETKISFGDGTNLKYGTISNKMPNNYQLLLALDNNTYLTFTVGMFGVIAAYTGIYNDIYYKKNLDNLSPLSDDFNEQYFEKLCVGVKPKSSVKVLLATEQRIPGLGNGVLQDILFNAKINPKREINSLTDIDKSALLQSIKMTLKNMILQGGRDTEMDIFGNHGNYKTILSKNTLSKPCPQCGNPIIKETSSGGVVYYCPYCQK is encoded by the coding sequence ATGAAAGAATTACCGGAAAATCAGACATTAAGCAAACAAATAAATGAGACTCTAAAAGATAGAGTCATCACAGAGGTATTCAATGCGACAAAATTCCACAAGAATACGTTCTATTTTGGTGATCCCCTTACATATAGCGAACTACTCATTGGAAGGAGAATCAATTCATCAATGAGCTTCGGAATGTATGTCGATATTATTTTAGATAAAGAAACTAAGATTAGTTTCGGAGATGGGACAAATCTGAAATATGGCACCATTTCAAATAAAATGCCAAACAATTACCAGCTATTACTCGCACTTGACAACAATACTTATCTGACATTTACGGTAGGGATGTTTGGCGTAATAGCAGCATATACTGGAATATATAATGATATATATTACAAGAAAAACTTAGATAACTTATCACCACTAAGCGATGATTTCAACGAACAATATTTTGAAAAGCTATGTGTTGGGGTGAAGCCAAAATCATCTGTAAAAGTATTATTGGCAACAGAACAACGTATTCCTGGCTTAGGAAACGGAGTTTTGCAGGATATACTATTCAATGCCAAAATTAATCCTAAAAGAGAAATAAATTCATTGACAGATATAGACAAATCGGCTTTATTGCAATCGATTAAAATGACTCTAAAAAACATGATTCTACAAGGAGGCAGAGATACAGAAATGGATATATTCGGCAATCATGGAAATTATAAAACCATTTTATCCAAAAATACACTGAGTAAGCCATGTCCCCAATGCGGTAATCCGATTATAAAAGAGACATCAAGTGGTGGAGTTGTCTATTACTGTCCTTACTGTCAGAAATAA
- a CDS encoding helix-turn-helix domain-containing protein — METETYTNSSHLGRKIERIRRLRGMTQTDLGELLGVTKQAISKMEQAEKIDDEKLKQVATALGVTEEGLKKFTEETVLYYTSNFYENCHVSASNIGPITHVENLNHFSMDQAVKLFEELLKIERDKYDKGKEESAK; from the coding sequence ATGGAAACAGAAACTTATACAAACAGTTCACATTTGGGGCGTAAAATAGAAAGAATACGCCGTCTTCGTGGTATGACTCAAACGGATTTGGGGGAGTTGCTAGGGGTGACAAAACAGGCTATTTCCAAAATGGAACAAGCGGAAAAGATAGATGATGAGAAGTTAAAACAAGTGGCTACTGCATTGGGGGTTACAGAAGAAGGCTTAAAGAAATTTACAGAAGAAACTGTATTATACTATACAAGCAATTTCTATGAGAACTGCCATGTAAGCGCATCTAATATAGGGCCTATTACTCATGTGGAAAATCTCAATCATTTTTCAATGGACCAAGCTGTGAAACTATTTGAGGAGTTACTTAAAATCGAAAGAGATAAATATGATAAGGGAAAAGAGGAAAGTGCTAAATAA